The following coding sequences lie in one Labrus bergylta chromosome 5, fLabBer1.1, whole genome shotgun sequence genomic window:
- the LOC109990290 gene encoding rootletin isoform X1: MSAENSDTDTNKLESVIQRLEESVLSEEKRLTVRGPSPDAPPTCLPARVREIVTKNLNDNAAGAMSSVMSIQEENRVLQGELSRLEDLLAHSRADRDELAIKYGAISERLEQALCFETGDEDNDSPESRSLAQQNVDLRRRLDEEQAAYKRKLTAYQEGQQRQAQLVQKLQAKVLQYKKRCGDLEQMLQEKSSELEKHRPTNETSNGSNQDESCSNLEDALIHLEEEQQRSSSLSAVNAMLREQLEQAGLANEALSQDIRRLTADWTRAREELEQKESDWRREEESFHSYFSREHSRLLTLWRQVVGFRRHICELKSATERDLSDMRNELSRASHSAQVYCADVSAALLSQEGGAALALEREKALRVQLEEQLRERVSEMINLQTRTDSERVELNVRLSDSVREGEKLKGQIEDRDQEIVALMRRLEEQKGNDETEMQVLRAHTETLCDTLRDIAQAVFSDGESSSEADQDNSSSALLALIRGSSPCRSPSPRRSASPSRPSSSIAPISDAGLSALRSAVTNKTIQLQDVRGRLLSTQSSAQQLRKQLSETESAKRDTEQRNQALQRERDAAQRERETTQREKERLKQERDTLASEKAALEKTVQAAQSSSHGLQMDCEKLQLTVACTQRERDHEREEKETAIQERDRAKAETQRIKKQWDQSESRASAQRGELSAVKETHQQGEVERQLLEGERAQLSDALARAESSNAELSLLLNKLQSEDAALRDSLAKMGSLNEGLVQDKTDLNTYIFQLEEDKALLQIQRREAEQEKLTIRDELVRLEQERLELDSTRICLHNSLQDSEQSRTGIEEELLSLRTDRLKLQEQVSQLCAEVTALGAELRFSRGEGQRSEVALEEAGRSRADLARDKAALVVQLTASERENTVLSEELGAFRSERESLETSLFELQQQLVQVDSRREQLEAENQNLRVRCETSAAELRRLRSDEENLLAQTEREKQAITQTLNAALQEAQHALRKTVSEHQEEMERLVSEKEVMQSSLLMEHEGTVRKLRQEAEDQLRRAHRETEELQDDLRSLQHDRAQSLLQAETEKQQALSLKEAEKAVLCDRLSSLQAELSAAALEAEQMSREAAHYKEQEQFKFDTLTSELQVLRSQLEDAASLHERDVQSLQETCTDLQSRADNTLKELDQCRASLSANEESRDQLRREVLDIERHLNQSQEEAEKYRREGTDLRRSLDDVTKERDAFSQSNSQLRESLRGAESERISLKRQCEEKEQRLAVLEENFSSTQKEAMELRGCLREVERSRLEARRELQELRRQLKVLDGEKEQKGMEVAELQARLTLEEQREEERGKDIINLKQKLTEAETARDSLKRELSMTVKRLEESESGWRACERELSAQLQETRGCEKKLQDEIKNLTLRAQVAQDSAAQSSLQLSEAQGRLAATEAELTRAEAGRRDLEFRLSSIQSALTRTLGIGAGGRGGRGRSPGASSASPATISRHHSISPLRSSLSPPKELRLSTSDITLGSGVVSPERGDTPLPLPQPELDPDTLRSDLRDFLQELREAQRERDDVRRQLGVLQRELEELAEERDSAQSRLSQLQNALQENQEGKRGLDERLTTTQILLQQQEEAVRRGDRERRTLMDRVKDLERVLQTAEMDKKHTQEQLNKQRAAELRLEAERKRLREALEASEARATRVELGRRSLEGELQRLKLSLGDREAEGQASQERCDSLLKKVAEGEARVSLMQREVERLSQALLKAQEGENSLKEKTSSLKKSLQEAMAAHSSTQSRLGAMQKTLSVAEQDKRLLQEKIDEARTSSAEGKRNISVLTERVQSLQSELSQSELRREELEAELNNNQEALRQRSASLAEAQRSAQAAQTERATVEERLRGLQRAVAMLETEKKDAERQAVRLEKDKNALRNTLDKVERQKLKTEEGSMRLSAEKNRLDRSLNTTEQELQEAQQQILMLQTQLAEMEQSHSLCESLARQRDEAQHETERLRSSYRDVERTLGTRERAHRHRVKGLEEQVSTLKEQLQQEMKRKASLPSSLMSPGN, from the exons ATGAGCGCTGAAAACTCAGACACCGACACCAACAAACTAGAATCTGTGATACAG aggctggaggagagcgtTTTGTCTGAGGAGAAGAGGCTGACGGTCCGAGGTCCTTCACCAGATGCCCCCCCTACATGTCTGCCAGCACGAGTTCGAGAGATAGTCACAAAGAACCTGAACGACAACG CAGCTGGAGCCATGTCCTCGGTCATGTCCATCCAGGAGGAGAACCGGGTCCTGCAGGGAGAGCTGTCGAGGCTGGAGGACCTGCTGGCACACAGCCGAGCGGACCGAGATGAGCTCGCCATCAAGTATGGCGCAATTAGTGAACGG CTGGAGCAGGCACTATGTTTTGAGACCGGAGACGAAGACAATGATTCACCTGAGTCTCGCAGCTTGGCGCAGCAGAACGTGGATTTACGGCGGCGGCTGGACGAGGAGCAGGCGGCCTACAAGCGTAAACTCACTGCGTACCAGGAGGGTCAGCAGAGGCAGGCGCAGCTTGTTCAGAAGTTGCAGGCCAAG GTGCTTCAGTACAAAAAGAGGTGTGGAGATCTGGAGCAGATGCTGCAGGAGAAGTCATCGGAGCTGGAGAAACACAGGCCGACA AATGAAACATCAAATGGAAGCAATCAAGATGAATCATGCAGCAACCTGGAGGACGCTTTAATCCATCTGGAAGAAGAACAACAGAG AAGTAGCAGTCTCTCTGCAGTGAATGCCATGCTGAGGGAGCAGCTGGAGCAGGCCGGTTTGGCCAATGAGGCTCTTAGCCAGGACATCCGCAGACTCACTGCTGATTGGACCAGAGCCAGGGAGGAATTGGAACAAAAGGAGTCTgactggaggagagaagaggag TCCTTCCACAGTTATTTTAGCCGTGAGCACAGCAGGCTGCTTACACTGTGGCGGCAGGTGGTCGGATTTCGGAGGCATATCTGTGAACTAAAGAGCGCTACTGAAAG GGACTTGTCAGATATGCGTAACGAGCTGTCTCGGGCGTCACACTCTGCTCAAGTGTACTGTGCGGATGTGTCTGCCGCGCTTCTCAGCCAGGAGGGGGGAGCCGCTCTGGCCCTGGAGCGAGAGAAGGCACTGCGCGTTCAGCTGGAAGAGCAGCTGAGAGAACGCGTGTCAGAGATGATCAATCTTCAGACCAGAACAGACTCAGAGAGGGTTGAGCTTAACGTCAG GTTGTCAGATTCTGTGCGAGAGGGGGAGAAACTAAAGGGCCAAATTGAAGACAGAGACCAAGAAATTGTGGCGCTGATGAGGAGGCTCGAG GAGCAGAAAGGTAATGATGAGACTGAGATGCAGGTGCTTAGAGCTCACACAGAGACGCTGTGTGATACCCTCCGTGACATtgctcag GCAGTTTTCTCAGACGGAGAGTCGTCATCTGAAGCAGACCAAGACAACTCCAGTTCTGCGCTACTAGCTTTGATCCGTGGCTCCTCCCCCTGCCGCTCTCCCTCTCCTCGCAGGTCTGCCTCCCCGTCTCGGCCCTCATCCTCGATAGCTCCTATCTCTGACGCCGGGCTGTCTGCACTGCGCTCTGCAGTCACAAATAAGACAATCCAGCTGCAG gaTGTTCGAGGGCGTCTGCTCTCCACTCAGTCTTCGGCACAACAGTTGCGAAAGCAGCTTTCCGAGACAGAATCGGCTAAAAGGGACACAGAACAGCGAAACCaagctctgcagagagagagggatgctgctcagagagagagggagaccacacagagagaaaaagagcgTCTGAAGCAGGAGAGAGACACCCTTGCAAG TGAGAAGGCGGCCTTGGAGAAGACCGTGCAGGCTGCACAGAGCAGCAGTCATGGCCTGCAGATGGACTGtgagaagcttcagctgactgtgGCATGCACACAGCGAGAGCGAGACCacgagagggaggagaaggagacggCCATTCAGGAGAGAGACCGGGCTAAGGCAGAGACTCAGAGGAT AAAGAAGCAGTGGGATCAGAGTGAGAGTCGAGCCTCTGCTCAACGTGGAGAGCTGTCTGCAGTGAAGGAGACTCACCAGCAGGGGGAGGTGGAGAGGCAGCtgctggagggagagagagcccAACTCTCTGATGCTCTCGCTCGG GCTGAAAGCAGTAACGCAGAGCTCTCCCTGCTGCTCAACAAGCTGCAGTCTGAGGATGCAGCTCTAAGAGACTCTCTGGCCAAGATGGGAAGCCTGAATGAAGGCCTAGTCCAGGACAAAACTGACCTCAACACCTACATCTTCCAG CTGGAGGAAGACAAGGCCCTCCTGCAGATCCAGAGACGGGAGGCCGAGCAGGAGAAGTTGACCATCAGAGACGAGCTGGTCCGGTTGGAGCAGGAACGGCTGGAGCTGGACTCGACCCGCATCTGTCTGCACAACTCACTGCAGGACTCTGAGCAAAGCAGGACCGGGATTGAAGAAGAGCTGCTGAGTCTTAGGACGGACAGACTGAAGCTGCAGGAGCAAGTCTCACAG CTTTGTGCTGAGGTGACGGCTCTGGGAGCAGAGTTACGTTTTTCCCGAGGAGAGGGTCAGCGTAGTGAGGTGGCCTTAGAAGAAGCAGGCCGGAGTCGAGCAGATCTGGCCCGGGACAAAGCTGCACTGGTGGTCCAGCTGACGGcgtcagagagagaaaacactgtGCTGTCAGAGGAACTAGGAGCTTTCAG GTCTGAGCGGGAATCCTTGGAAACTAGTCTGTTTGagttgcagcagcagctcgtTCAGGTGGATTCTCGTAGAGAACAGCTGGAGGCAGAGAACCAAAACCTTCGAGTCCGCTGTGAGACTTCAGCAg CCGAACTGCGGCGACTTCGTTCAGATGAAGAAAATCTCTTGGCCCAGACTGAGAGGGAGAAACAGGCTATTACCCAGACTCTAAACGCTGCACTGCAGGAGGCCCAGCATGCTTTACGCAAGACCGTCTCCGAACatcaggaggagatggagaggctGGTCTCAGAAAAG GAGGTCATGCAGAGCAGCCTGCTGATGGAGCATGAGGGCACCGTGAGGAAGCTTAGGCAGGAGGCAGAGGATCAGCTGCGCAGAGCACATAGAGAaacagaggagctgcaggatgACCTGAGGAGCCTCCAGCATGACAGAGCTCAGAgtctgctgcaggctgaaactgAGAAACAACAG GCCCTCTCTCTGAAGGAGGCAGAGAAAGCAGTGTTGTGTGACAGGTTGTCGTCTCTGCAGGCTGAGCTGTCAGCTGCAGCTTTGGAAGCCGAGCAGATGTCGAGAGAAGCAGCACATTACAAAGAGCAGGAGCAG TTCAAATTTGATACACTGACCAGTGAGCTGCAGGTGCTTCGCTCTCAGCTGGAGGACGCAGCCTCTCTTCATGAGAGGGACGTTCAGAGCCTACAGGAGACCTGCACTGATCTTCAGTCTCGGGCTGATAATACTTTAAAGGAG CTGGACCAATGCAGAGCTTCTCTCTCTGCTAATGAGGAGAGTCGAGACCAGTTGAGGCGGGAGGTGTTGGACATTGAGCGACATCTTAACCAGAGTCAGGAAGAAGCTGAAAAGTACAGAAGAGAGGGGACGGACCTGCGACGCAGCCTCGATGACGTCACCAAAGAGAGAGATGCTTTCAGCCAATCAAATAGCCAGCTGAGAGAAAGTCTGAGAGGTGCAGAATCAGAGAGGATCAG CCTTAAAAggcagtgtgaggagaaggagcagaGGCTCGCTGTGCTGGAGGAGAATTTCTCATCTACTCAGAAGGAGGCGATGGAGCTGCGGGGCTGTCTGAGAGAAGTTGAAAGGTCACGACTGGAAGCTCGGAGAGAACTCCAGGAGCTCCGCAGACAG CTGAAGGTTCTGGATGGAGAGAAGGAGCAGAAAGGGATGGAGGTGGCAGAGCTACAGGCTCGCCTGACgctggaggagcagagagaggaggagagagggaaagacattATCAATCTAAAACAGAAGTTAACCGAAGCTGAAACAGCTCGAGACTCCCTCAAAAGAGAA CTCTCTATGACAGTGAAGCGGTTAGAGGAGTCTGAGTCAGGCTGGCGTGCCTGTGAGAGAGAACTGAGCGCTCAGCTGCAGGAGACTCGTGGCTGTGAGAAAAAGCTGCAGGATGAGATTAAGAACCTCACCCTACGCGCTCAGGTGGCTCAGGACTCTGCAGCTCAGTCAAGCCTGCAGCTGAGTGAGGCTCAGGGTCGCCTGGCTGCCACGGAGGCTGAACTGACCCGAGCCGAGGCCGGGAGGAGGGACCTGGAGTTTCGGCTAAGCAGCATTCAGTCGGCTCTGACGCGGACGCTGGGCATCGGAGCAGGTGGGAGAGGAGGCCGGGGGAGGAGCCCAGGAGCGAGCTCTGCATCACCAGCCACTATTTCTCGCCACCACAGCATCTCACCCCTGCGCTCATCACTGTCGCCCCCTAAAG aatTAAGATTGAGCACCTCTGACATCACTTTAGGCTCAGGGGTCGTGTCACCTGAGAGAGGGGACACACCGCTGCCTCTCCCCCAGCCAGAGCTTGACCCTGACACCCTCCGGAGTGACCTCAGAGACTTCCTGCAGGAGCTGCGtgaggcacagagagagagg GATGATGTGCGAAGGCAGCTGGGGgtcctgcagagagagctggaggagctggcaGAGGAACGAGACTCTGCTCAGAGTCGTCTTTCTCAGCTTCAAAACGCCTTACAGGAAAATCAAGAAG GGAAGCGTGGGCTGGATGAACGTCTGACCACCACTCAGATTTTGctccagcagcaggaggaggcggtgaggagaggagacagagagaggaggactctcATGGACAGGGTTAAGGATTTAGAGCGTGTGCTCCAGACCGCTGAGATggataaaaaacacacacag GAGCAGTTAAATAAACAGCGTGCTGCAGAGCTGCGTCTGGAGGCGGAGAGGAAACGTCTTCGGGAGGCGCTGGAGGCATCTGAAGCCCGGGCGACCAGGGTGGAGCTGGGGAGGCGCAGTCTGGAGGGGGAGCTGCAGAGACTTAAACTGAGTCTGGGAGACCGGGAGGCGGAGGGCCAGGCCTCCCAGGAGCGCTGTGACTCTCTGCTGAAAAAG GTGGCAGAAGGAGAGGCCCGTGTGTCCCTGATgcagagagaggtggagaggcTGAGCCAGGCTCTGCTCAAAGCTCAGGAAGGTGAAAATTCTCTCAAAGAGAAGACGTCCTCCCTCAAAAAGAGCCTCCAGGAGGCAATGGCTGCTCACAGCAGTACACAGAGTCGTCTGGGTGCTATGCAGAAGACGCTGAGTGTGGCTGAACAGGACAAAAGGCTATTACag gaaaaaatagatGAAGCCCGGACATCATCAGCGGAGGGGAAAAGGAACATTTCTGTCCTCACTGAGCGTGTGCAAAGCTTGCAAAGTGAACTAAGCCAGAGTGAGCTGAGACGAGAGGAACTGGAGGCAGAGCTCAACAACAATCAAGAG GCTCTGCGTCAGCGCTCGGCCAGTCTAGCGGAGGCTCAGCGCAGCGCTCAGGCAGCTCAGACAGAGAGGGCCACTGTTGAGGAGCGACTGCGTGGGCTGCAACGAGCTGTCGCCATGCTGGAGACTGAAAAGAAAGATGCTGAGAGACAGGCTGTGAGGCTGGAAAAAGACAAGAATGCTCTGAGGAATACACTGGATAAG GTTGAGCGTCAGAAGCTGAAGACTGAGGAGGGCAGCATGCGGCTGTCCGCAGAGAAAAACCGCCTGGATCGCTCTCTTAACACCACGGAGCAGGAGCTACAGGAAGCTCAGCAACAGATACTGATGCTGCAG ACTCAGCTGGCTGAGATGGAGCAGTCACACAGTCTGTGTGAGAGTTTGGCGAGGCAGCGGGATGAGGCCCAGCACGAGACGGAGAGACTGAGGAGCAGCTACAGGGACGTGGAGCGAACGCTGGGTACCAGGGAGCGAGCTCACAGACACAGAGTCAAAGGCCTGGAGGAGCAG GTTTCCACCCTGAAGGAGCAGCTGCAGCAAGAGATGAAACGGAAAGCTTCTCTTCCATCCTCCTTGATGTCACCAGGAAACTGA